One Thermoanaerobacter pseudethanolicus ATCC 33223 DNA window includes the following coding sequences:
- the rpsU gene encoding 30S ribosomal protein S21, with protein MAEVRVGENESLDNALRRFRRQCSKAGVLSEVRKREHYESPSVKRKKKSEAARKRKYKYNK; from the coding sequence GTGGCTGAAGTAAGAGTCGGCGAAAACGAATCATTGGACAATGCTCTGAGAAGATTTAGGCGCCAATGTTCCAAAGCAGGCGTTTTATCAGAGGTTCGCAAAAGAGAGCATTACGAAAGTCCCAGTGTAAAACGTAAGAAAAAATCCGAAGCAGCAAGAAAAAGAAAATATAAATATAATAAATAA
- a CDS encoding histidine triad nucleotide-binding protein, whose translation MSDCIFCKIINKEVPSNIVYEDDLVVAFRDINPQAPVHILIVPKEHIPTLLDLNEDNKHIVSHAYMVAKELAKKEGIDEKGYRIVSNCGNDGGQTVYHIHFHLLGGRFMTWPPG comes from the coding sequence ATGTCAGATTGCATTTTTTGTAAAATTATAAATAAAGAAGTACCTTCCAATATAGTCTATGAAGATGATTTAGTAGTAGCATTTAGAGATATTAACCCCCAAGCACCTGTGCATATCCTCATTGTGCCAAAAGAACATATACCGACATTGTTAGATTTAAATGAGGATAACAAACATATAGTATCTCATGCTTATATGGTGGCAAAAGAATTGGCAAAAAAAGAGGGCATTGACGAAAAAGGTTATAGAATTGTATCAAACTGTGGAAATGACGGGGGACAAACGGTATATCACATACATTTTCATCTTTTAGGGGGTAGATTTATGACTTGGCCACCAGGTTAA
- the mtaB gene encoding tRNA (N(6)-L-threonylcarbamoyladenosine(37)-C(2))-methylthiotransferase MtaB — protein sequence MAKVDLTLSNEEFYERYGHKKTVAFYTLGCKVNQYETEVMAELFKKAGYEVVDFNEKADVYVINTCTVTNRSDMKSRQEIRKARKKNPDALVVAVGCYVQVSPEEAFSLPEVDIAIGTKNKDKIVELVEEFTQKNQKLSVVNNIMTQKEYEEFGVTAYTERTRAYIKIQDGCNQYCTYCIIPYARGPVRSRDPKKVLDEVKRFADSGYKEIVLTGIHIASYGKDLKNIGLLDIIKMIHEIDGIKRIRLSSIEPTFLTEEFVKEIANLPKMCRHYHVSLQSGCDETLKRMGRRYTTKEYKSVIDRLREYIKDVAITTDVMVGFPGETEEEFLKTYKFVEEICFSKMHVFKYSRRKGTRAYNFPNQVANHIKEDRSKKLIELSNRCEYKFMESFIGKTLEVLFEQPVKNMEGYVEGLTDNYLSIAVKGDIKLLRNEIFPVKIKEIKDNFLIGEIEGI from the coding sequence GTGGCAAAAGTAGATTTAACTCTTAGTAATGAGGAATTTTATGAAAGATATGGTCATAAAAAAACTGTTGCTTTTTATACTTTGGGGTGTAAGGTAAATCAATATGAGACAGAAGTCATGGCTGAGCTTTTTAAAAAAGCTGGTTATGAAGTAGTTGATTTTAATGAAAAAGCGGATGTTTACGTAATAAATACCTGTACTGTAACAAATAGAAGTGATATGAAGTCAAGGCAGGAGATACGAAAAGCTAGAAAGAAAAATCCTGATGCGCTGGTAGTAGCTGTTGGCTGCTATGTGCAAGTAAGTCCAGAGGAAGCTTTTTCTCTTCCGGAAGTGGACATAGCGATTGGTACGAAAAATAAGGACAAAATAGTGGAATTAGTAGAGGAATTTACACAAAAAAATCAAAAGTTGAGTGTGGTAAATAATATAATGACTCAAAAGGAATATGAGGAATTTGGAGTAACAGCTTATACAGAAAGGACAAGGGCATATATAAAGATTCAAGACGGCTGCAATCAATACTGTACTTACTGCATAATCCCTTACGCCAGGGGACCTGTGAGAAGTAGAGACCCCAAAAAAGTACTAGATGAAGTAAAAAGGTTTGCTGATTCAGGGTATAAAGAAATTGTTCTCACAGGTATACACATAGCTTCCTATGGCAAAGATTTAAAAAATATTGGGCTTTTGGACATTATAAAGATGATTCATGAAATAGATGGCATAAAAAGGATAAGACTTAGTTCTATTGAGCCTACTTTTTTAACTGAAGAGTTTGTGAAAGAAATAGCTAACTTGCCTAAGATGTGCAGGCATTATCATGTATCCCTTCAAAGTGGATGTGATGAAACCTTAAAAAGAATGGGAAGAAGATATACTACAAAGGAGTACAAAAGTGTAATTGATAGGTTAAGAGAATACATCAAGGATGTGGCGATAACTACAGATGTTATGGTGGGATTTCCTGGTGAAACGGAAGAGGAGTTTCTCAAGACTTACAAATTTGTGGAAGAGATTTGTTTTAGCAAAATGCATGTTTTTAAATATTCAAGGAGAAAAGGTACAAGAGCATACAACTTTCCAAATCAAGTTGCAAATCATATAAAAGAAGATAGGAGTAAAAAGCTCATAGAATTGTCTAATAGGTGTGAATATAAATTTATGGAGAGTTTTATAGGGAAAACTTTGGAAGTCCTCTTTGAACAACCAGTAAAGAATATGGAGGGTTATGTAGAAGGCTTGACTGATAATTATTTAAGTATAGCTGTTAAAGGGGATATAAAGTTACTTAGAAATGAGATTTTTCCAGTGAAAATAAAAGAAATAAAAGATAATTTCTTAATTGGAGAAATTGAAGGAATTTAA
- a CDS encoding GGDEF domain-containing protein: MFLKDGVCESVFENLSDGVYLVDTERKILYWNKRAEEITGFKKTEVLNSHCWDNILKHIDEKGTELCKGECPLVYAIKNNTFVEKQVFLHNKSGHRIPVYVKVLPIADETGKVMGAIEIFNEVTDVKIIKTELEKLRNLAFIDELTGVLNRRGLDFFIKEKIKETKRYNRKFAVLFIDLDNFKDINDLYGHHIGDKVLKMIGETLKSNLRANDIVARFGGDEFIVIFEIEDINSIEELAQKMITLIENSFFEEKGQIIKVSASIGGVMIKKEDTPEKLLKKADRLMYVSKAKGKNRYTISNK; this comes from the coding sequence ATGTTTTTAAAAGATGGGGTGTGCGAATCGGTTTTTGAAAATCTATCAGATGGTGTATACCTTGTAGATACAGAGAGAAAAATTCTTTATTGGAACAAAAGAGCAGAAGAAATTACTGGTTTTAAAAAAACGGAAGTACTTAATTCTCACTGCTGGGACAACATCTTAAAACATATAGATGAAAAGGGTACAGAACTTTGCAAGGGAGAATGTCCTTTAGTTTATGCTATTAAAAACAATACTTTTGTAGAAAAACAAGTATTTTTACATAACAAATCTGGTCATAGAATCCCTGTTTATGTGAAAGTATTACCTATTGCAGATGAAACAGGGAAAGTAATGGGAGCAATAGAAATTTTCAATGAGGTAACAGATGTAAAAATCATAAAAACAGAACTAGAAAAACTAAGAAATTTAGCATTTATAGACGAACTTACAGGAGTTTTAAATAGAAGAGGATTAGACTTTTTTATAAAAGAAAAAATAAAAGAGACAAAAAGGTATAATAGAAAATTTGCTGTTTTATTTATCGACTTAGATAATTTTAAAGACATAAATGACTTATATGGTCATCATATAGGAGATAAAGTCTTAAAAATGATAGGAGAGACTTTGAAGAGCAATTTAAGAGCAAATGACATAGTAGCACGATTTGGAGGAGATGAATTTATTGTCATATTTGAAATAGAAGACATAAATTCAATAGAGGAACTAGCCCAAAAAATGATTACCCTTATAGAAAACTCTTTTTTTGAAGAAAAAGGACAAATAATAAAAGTTTCTGCTTCTATAGGAGGGGTTATGATTAAAAAAGAGGATACCCCAGAAAAATTACTAAAAAAAGCAGATAGACTAATGTATGTAAGCAAAGCAAAAGGCAAAAATAGATATACCATCTCAAATAAATAA
- a CDS encoding methyl-accepting chemotaxis protein → MFLKKENKSLGNDKFDSVITMLENNLKEITKGTYNLSKVEGIGNLDKINNEMVNCAESFKRITKETILDINDAVAVTAKMEFLRELLEMVSQQSARLNDVATTTEELASASQEIATKATDITEEMHDALEQARKGTSSVEELTVFVDEMLEQFNYINNLINSLTEGMKKINEVVEIIRGVADQTNLLSLNAAIEAARAGEAGRGFAVVAEEVKKLAEHTKISADRIGNNIELLQNEMTKAVSYISTAANKLSKGKDLSTKAIEAMSNIIEKTNHVQEHIEEITANVEEQSAFIQEMSATNEENAGFADKIKTLSIDVGKAIYDLSKRLEKTRTQIREKAHFMKISDHIELYKVDHLLWKWKVYNMLLGFEPLSGDASNHHTCSLGGWYYSVNNESIKAMTSFKKIEEPHIKIHSLVKEAIDAYHTGNISKAETILEEIEETSKILIKYLDELQIDVSRVE, encoded by the coding sequence ATGTTTTTAAAAAAAGAAAATAAATCTTTAGGTAATGATAAATTTGATAGTGTAATTACTATGTTGGAAAATAACTTAAAAGAAATAACTAAAGGGACATATAACTTGAGTAAAGTAGAAGGTATAGGAAACTTAGATAAAATAAACAACGAAATGGTAAATTGTGCTGAATCTTTCAAAAGAATTACCAAAGAAACTATTCTAGATATAAATGATGCTGTTGCAGTTACTGCTAAAATGGAATTTTTGAGAGAACTTTTAGAAATGGTATCACAGCAATCTGCAAGATTAAATGATGTAGCTACAACAACAGAAGAATTGGCATCTGCTTCCCAGGAAATTGCTACAAAAGCTACAGATATTACTGAAGAAATGCATGATGCGCTTGAACAAGCCAGAAAAGGGACTTCTTCGGTAGAAGAGTTAACTGTATTTGTTGATGAAATGTTAGAACAATTTAATTACATAAATAATCTAATTAATTCTTTAACTGAAGGTATGAAAAAGATAAATGAAGTAGTAGAGATAATAAGGGGAGTAGCTGACCAAACAAATCTTCTGTCGCTGAATGCCGCAATTGAAGCAGCTCGTGCAGGAGAAGCCGGAAGAGGGTTTGCTGTTGTTGCTGAGGAAGTTAAAAAATTAGCAGAACATACTAAGATATCGGCGGATAGAATTGGTAATAACATAGAACTACTTCAAAATGAAATGACAAAAGCTGTATCTTACATATCAACTGCAGCAAACAAATTAAGCAAAGGGAAGGATTTGTCTACAAAAGCAATAGAAGCTATGAGTAATATAATTGAAAAGACCAACCATGTTCAAGAGCATATTGAAGAAATAACAGCTAATGTAGAGGAACAATCTGCGTTCATACAGGAAATGTCTGCAACAAATGAAGAAAATGCCGGGTTTGCGGATAAAATTAAAACTTTGAGTATAGATGTAGGAAAAGCAATATATGATTTAAGCAAAAGATTAGAAAAAACAAGGACACAAATAAGAGAAAAAGCCCACTTTATGAAAATCTCTGACCATATAGAATTATATAAAGTTGACCATTTACTATGGAAATGGAAGGTTTATAACATGCTTTTAGGTTTTGAACCTTTAAGCGGTGATGCTAGTAACCATCACACATGTTCATTAGGTGGGTGGTACTACTCTGTAAATAATGAAAGTATCAAAGCTATGACTTCTTTTAAAAAGATTGAAGAGCCCCACATTAAAATACATTCTTTAGTTAAAGAAGCTATAGATGCTTATCATACAGGTAATATCAGTAAAGCAGAAACAATATTAGAAGAAATAGAAGAAACCTCAAAAATATTGATAAAATACTTAGATGAACTTCAGATTGATGTTTCAAGAGTCGAATAA
- a CDS encoding chemotaxis protein CheW, translating to MKFIRIEEITKYETPIKIPGMPSYIEGVINLR from the coding sequence TTGAAATTTATAAGGATTGAGGAAATAACAAAATATGAAACACCTATAAAAATTCCTGGCATGCCTTCGTATATAGAAGGTGTAATTAATCTAAGATGA
- a CDS encoding HD-GYP domain-containing protein codes for MRPNNLNDCYLIRYLLKKLKYHHYTSFLHSVRVARLTKLVSEELELSQEEKILNCKSALLHDIGKFIVPKDILNKPGKLTELEYDIIKIHPLYGNEILKFFPSLKDLIPGMLYHHERLDGSGYPFGLNDFPLVAQIIGVCDSFDAMTTERPYNKGKIKNEQEAILELKNLPRKYNIFVVLSLERAIKKRESGVKKGIS; via the coding sequence ATGAGACCAAATAATCTAAATGATTGTTATTTAATAAGATATTTATTGAAAAAACTTAAGTATCATCATTATACAAGCTTCTTACATAGTGTAAGAGTAGCTAGACTTACAAAGTTGGTTTCTGAAGAATTGGAATTATCACAAGAAGAGAAAATTCTAAATTGTAAAAGTGCTCTTTTACATGATATTGGCAAATTTATAGTTCCCAAAGATATCCTCAATAAACCTGGGAAACTTACAGAGCTTGAATATGATATTATAAAAATTCACCCGCTATATGGCAATGAGATATTAAAGTTTTTTCCTTCTTTAAAAGATCTTATCCCGGGAATGCTTTATCATCATGAAAGACTTGATGGTTCTGGCTATCCATTTGGCTTAAATGATTTTCCGTTGGTTGCACAAATAATTGGAGTTTGTGATTCATTTGATGCCATGACAACGGAAAGGCCTTATAACAAAGGGAAAATTAAAAATGAACAGGAAGCTATATTAGAGTTAAAAAACCTTCCACGAAAATATAATATTTTCGTTGTGTTATCATTGGAAAGAGCTATTAAGAAAAGAGAAAGTGGTGTAAAAAAAGGAATCTCTTAG